The Parus major isolate Abel chromosome 5, Parus_major1.1, whole genome shotgun sequence genome contains a region encoding:
- the PROX2 gene encoding prospero homeobox protein 2, whose product MPGSFPGEIIFAGEQGCHGNLGEKKPLSLCFKNCCMRSCFLLFLQFHTNNRLKHQTSGKPASLSRQEEDTMDSRTGFEQDRDCVTLGHGRGLKLEPCFQTDSLLPSPNASLMPQFLSRTMAAKNLDPTIPFPSSQAVALPHEYKCGASPEEEAQAMAFPRTRALAPVPCAGDQLSNQQPREQLCDQHLRAKRARVESIIQGMNLPPAPQAFDTSSKAAFRHERERGGEMSQESKRKPRVPQQGEGAAGRVAPTGETSHAKGCQQLKEQLCFLEQQLRWLQEKFYQVCDSEDAPQIQEESEKVQPLPGKPEDRLNKDSATATSNPHKAPLRRRVLSGLEEAEDRGDTGGLPSVVRVLSQALKHELAVVTSQVVDTVLKAVWPKADRHIQKQHHSLPMLGPDARREYSAGGKCRKPLAKPSPMNAPGSLDSLQAEVLPGALGKSPGSYASSFSSKGVKKSSQVPSMGYSLGLATPAQHSQLLSQLLGYSQHNPWRSDSHESPSALERDCPEPLNLHWGTIKLRSSTVRQQQHHPLPLSPANMESLALLPAGRDGHSELPAANDRVPFASTHMQEALTPGHLKKAKLMFFFTRYPSSTLLKTYFLDVQFSRCITSQLIKWFSNFREFYYIQVEKFARQALLEGVVDACTLQVSRDSELFRALNMHYNKGNDFEVPGRFLEVASLTLQEFFSAVRAGKDADPSWKKPIYKIISKLDSDVPEGFKAAGCSQELLHS is encoded by the exons ATGCCTGGGTCATTTCCtggtgaaattatttttgcaggggagcagggatgccatggaaatctgggagaaaaaaaacctctgtccctgtgcttcAAAAACTGCTGTATGAGGTCCTGTTTCTTGCTCTTTCTCCAGTTCCACACCAATAACAGGCTGAAACATCAAACATCTGGGAAGCCTGCCAGTCTGTCCAGGCAGGAAGAAGATACAATGGACAGCAGGACTGGCTTTGAGCAGGACAGAGACTGTGTCACTTTAGGGCATGGCCGGGGGCTGAAATTGGAACCCTGTTTCCAGACTGACTCTCTCTTGCCTTCCCCCAATGCATCTCTGATGCCACAGTTCCTCAGCCGCACAATGGCTGCCAAGAACCTGGATCCCACcatccctttcccttcctctcagGCAGTGGCCCTGCCTCATGAGTACAAATGTGGTGCAAGTCCTGAAGAAGAAGCACAAGCCATGGCTTTCCCCAGGACCCGTGCCCTGgctcctgtgccctgtgctggtgaCCAGCTCTCCAACCAGCAGCCACGGGAGCAGCTCTGCGACCAGCACTTACGAGCCAAACGGGCCAGGGTGGAGAGCATCATCCAGGGCATGAACCTCCCACCAGCCCCTCAGGCATTTGACACGAgctcaaaagcagcttttaggCATGAGAGGGAAAGGGGTGGTGAGATGTCCCAGGAGAGCAAGAGAAAGCCAAGGGTGCCCCAGCAGGGCGAGGGGGCAGCGGGACGAGTGGCTCCCACAGGGGAAACTTCCCATGCCAAGGGCtgtcagcagctgaaggagcagctctgctttttagAGCAGCAGTTGAGGTGGCTTCAGGAGAAGTTCTACCAAGTCTGTGACTCTGAGGATGCTCCCCAAATCCAGGAAGAGTCTGAGAAAGTACAGCCACTGCCTGGAAAGCCAGAAGACAGACTGAACAAGGACAGTGCTACTGCCACCAGCAACCCACACAAAGCGCCTCTCAGGAGGCGTGTCCTGAgtgggctggaggaggctgaggacagaggtgacacaggtggCCTGCCCTCAGTGGTGAGGGTACTCTCACAGGCACTGAAGCACGAGCTTGCTGTGGTGACATCCCAGGTAGTGGACACCGTCCTGAAGGCTGTCTGGCCGAAGGCAGACAGACACATCCAGAAGCAGCACCACAGTCTTCCGATGCTGGGGCCAGATGCCAGGAGAGAGTATTCTGCTGGTGGGAAATGCAGAAAGCCACTTGCTAAGCCGTCTCCCATGAATGCACCAGGCTCCCTGGACTCACTCCAAGCTgaggtcctgccaggagcttTGGGGAAGAGCCCGGGCTCTTATGCTAGTTCCTTCAGTTCAAAGGGTGTCAAAAAATCCTCTCAGGTACCCAGCATGGGTTATTCACTGGGCTTGGCcacccctgcccagcacagccagctgctgaGCCAGCTGTTGGGCTACAGCCAGCACAACCCCTGGCGCAGCGACTCCCATGAGAGCCCATCTGCTCTGGAGAGGGATTGTCCAGAGCCCCTCAACTTGCACTGGGGAACCATTAAACTGAGGTCATCGACtgtgagacagcagcagcaccatccCCTGCCCCTGAGCCCTGCCAACATGGAGAGCCTGGCACTACTCCCGGCTGGCAGGGATGGCCACAGTGAGCTGCCAGCTGCAAATGACAGAGTGCCCTTTGCCTCGACCCAT ATGCAGGAGGCGCTGACCCCCGGGCACCTGAAGAAAGCCaagctgatgtttttcttcacCCGCTACCCCAGCTCCACTCTGCTGAAGACTTACTTCCTTGATGTGCAG TTCAGCCGCTGCATCACCTCCCAGCTCATCAAGTGGTTCAGCAACTTCCGTGAGTTTTACTACATCCAGGTGGAGAAGTTTGCCCGGCAGGCCCTGCTGGAGGGTGTTGTGGACGCTTGCACTCTCCAGGTCTCCCGGGACTCAGAGCTCTTCCGTGCCCTCAACATGCACTATAACAAGGGGAATGACTTCGAG GTGCCAGGGCGGTTCCTGGAGGTGGCCAGCCTGACACTGCAGGAGTTCTTCAGCGCCGTCAGGGCAGGCAAGGATGCCGACCCCTCCTGGAAGAAACCCATTTACAAAATCATTTCCAAACTGGACAGTGATGTCCCAGAAGGGTTCaaagctgctggctgctcccaggaactGCTCCACAGCTGA
- the DLST gene encoding dihydrolipoyllysine-residue succinyltransferase component of 2-oxoglutarate dehydrogenase complex, mitochondrial, translated as MPADWSMRMGNCTLARCPLSGVSGSQGLAYTNSRKLVVNSSSVFTVRYFRTTAVHRDDVVTVNTPAFAESVTEGDVRWEKAVGDTVAEDEVVCEIETDKTSVQVPAPAAGVIEALLVPDGGKVEGGTPLFKLRKTGAAPAKAKPAAAPPPAAPEPVAAPAPPPAAAPIPTTMPPVPPVSTQPIDSKPVSAVKPAAAPAAAPPGEAVPTKGARSEHRVKMNRMRQRIAQRLKEAQNTCAMLTTFNEIDMSNIREMRTVHKDTFLKKHNLKLGFMSAFVKAAAFALQDQPVVNAVIDDTTKEIVYRDYVDISVAVATPRGLVVPVVRNVENMNFADIERAIYELGEKARKNELAIEDMDGGTFTISNGGVFGSLFGTPIINPPQSAILGMHAIFDRPVAVGGKIEVRPMMYVALTYDHRLIDGREAVTFLRKIKAAVEDPRVLLLDL; from the exons ATGCCTGCAGACTGGAGTATGAGAATG GGGAACTGTACTCTGGCAAGATGCCCTCTGTCTG GTGTGTCTGGGAGCCAAGGACTGGCTTACACAAACAGCAGGAAGCTTGT AGTAAATAGCTCCAGTGTCTTCACTGTCCGCTACTTCAGAACCACTGCAGTACATA GGGATGACGTGGTTACTGTGAACACACCAGCCTTTGCAGAGTCGGTCACAGAAGGAGATGTCAGGTGGGAGAAAG CTGTTGGAGACACAGTGGCGGAAGATGAAGTGGTGTGTGAGATTGAAACAGACAAG acatcAGTGCAagttccagccccagcagctggtgTGATCGAAGCCCTTCTGGTACCCGATGGTGGCAAAGTGGAAGGGGGGACACCTCTATTCAAACTCAGGAAAACCGGAG CTGCACCTGCCAAGGCtaaaccagcagcagcccctcctcctgcagcccctgaaCCTGTAGCTGCGCCTGCTCCtccccctgctgcagcaccaatTCCCACTACAATGCCACCAGTGCCACCTGTGTCAACTCAGCCCATTGACAGCAAACCAG TGTCTGCTGTGAAGCcggctgcagccccagcagcagcccctcctggggAGGCAGTGCCCACCAAAGGTGCCAGATCAGAGCATAGG GTGAAAATGAATAGGATGCGTCAGCGTATTGCTCAGCGGCTGAAAGAGGCTCAGAATACTTGTGCCATGCTGACCACTTTCAATGAGATCGATATGAG CAACATCCGGGAGATGAGAACTGTACACAAGGATACCTTTCTGAAAAAGCACAACCTGAAGCTAGGATTCATGTCAGCTTTTGTGAAAGCTGCAGCCTTTGCTCTGCAGGACCAGCCTGTTGTGAATGCAG tgATCGATGACACGACCAAAGAGATTGTGTACAGGGACTATGTGGACATCAGTGTCGCTGTAGCAACTCCCCGG GGTCTGGTGGTCCCTGTGGTTAGGAATGTAGAAAACATGAACTTTGCTGACATAGAGCGTGCTATCTACGAGCTGGGGGAGAAG GCACGGAAGAATGAACTGGCCATTGAAGACATGGATGGTGGCACTTTCACAATCAGCaatggtggggtttttgggtCACTCTTTGGAACACCTATCATTAACCCACCCCAGTCTGCCATCTTAGGCATGCATGCCATCTTTGACAGGCCTGTGGCTGTGGGAGGCAAG ATCGAGGTGCGGCCTATGATGTACGTGGCGCTGACCTACGATCACCGGCTCATCGACGGCAGAGAGGCCGTGACCTTCCTGCGCAAGATCAAGGCAGCAGTGGAGGATCCCCGCGTGCTGCTGCTCGACCTGTAG
- the RPS6KL1 gene encoding ribosomal protein S6 kinase-like 1, which produces GQLRGRVGPAGPEGGGRRDYLVEAARQLRLALERDVSEDYEEAFNHYQNGVDVLLRGVQVDPNKERREAVKRKITQYLRRAEEIFNCHLQRAAGGGSSTATGYSSLRFRPIRTLSSAVENLRRCKVVGVIDKVQIVQDPATGETFILKSLPKSHVETRERQTIIPHGVPFMVKLLCYYVSEDSIFLHLEHVKGETLWSHLRSKYCVQHDCANSNTIQALRDHGTEDGVGNSQCGSQVSILPVWTGSGLPGAVNYRVLGNTDASLPKEQSPGPTDSGSGNHCQLLLAPAGGRVAAPGGQDPSVTQTVSGVVDHFSPASDKCPGHLASQGLVVYPWNDLTSSTHCIAERTASQQGPRLPQGFVPVPKTVRGGQPGAGELPTQKVSEASQAQPLLTLGERQLPAGVALSSSGKPSVPDPAVWEPSWGASLTSGRLSKQPPPGQCRVLASHGNNRRAWAVKEEQVQLWAAEILLALEGLHQQGVLCCDLNPRNLLLDTAGHVRLTFFGQWTEVEPQYCSQAREELYSAPEVGGITEPTEAADCWSFGSLLYELLTGVPLSQNHPSGIQPHTQLHLPEGLSVAATSLLTELLQYNPKWRLGSGGGGITKLKSHSFFSTVPWNKLVG; this is translated from the exons GGGCAGCTGCGGGGCCGCGTGGGGCCGGCCGGGCCCGAGGGCGGCGGGCGCCGCGATTACCTGGTGGAGGCGGCGCGGCAGCTGCGGCTGGCGCTGGAGCGGGACGTCAGCGAGGACTACGAGGAGGCCTTCAACCACTACCAGAACGGCGTGGACGTGCTGCTCCGCGGCGTGCAGG TTGACCCCAACAAGGAGCGCCGGGAGGCCGTGAAGAGGAAGATCACCCAGTACCTGCGGCGCGCCGAGGAAATCTTCAATTGCCACCTGCAGCGGGCGGCGGGGGGCGGCAGCAGCACCGCCACG GGCTACAGCAGCCTGCGCTTCCGGCCGATCAGGACACTGAGCTCAGCAGTGGAGAACCTGAGACGGTGTAAGGTTGTGGGAGTGATTGATAAG GTGCAGATTGTCCAGGATCCAGCCACTGGTGAGACCTTTATACTCAAG AGCCTCCCCAAATCCCACGTTGAGACCCGTGAGCGACAGACCATCATCCCTCATGGGGTCCCCTTCATGGTCAAGCTGTTGTGCTACTATGTGAGTGAGGACTCCATCTTCCTCCACCTGGAGCACGTGAAGG ggGAGACACTGTGGTCTCACCTCCGCTCCAAGTATTGTGTCCAGCATGACTGTGCCAATTCAAACACCATTCAGGCCCTGAGGGACCATGGCACAGAGGATGGTGTGGGAAACTCCCAGTGTGGCAGCCAAGTATCCATCCTCCCTGTTTGGACAGGCAGTGGCCTCCCAGGTGCTGTGAACTACCGAGTATTGGGAAACACTGATGCCTCACTACCGAAGGAGCAGTCCCCTGGCCCCACAGACTCTGGCTCAGGGAACCACTGCCAGcttctcctggctcctgctggtgGCAGGGTGGCTGCCCCTGGAGGACAGGATCCGAGTGTGACGCAGACTGTATCTGGTGTTGTGGACCATTTTTCACCAGCCTCAGACAAATGCCCTGGCCACCTTGCCAGCCAGGGCCTGGTTGTCTACCCATGGAATGATCTAaccagcagcacacactgcatCGCTGAGAGAACAGCCTCCCAACAAGGCCCCAGGCTTCCCCAGGGGTTTGTCCCTGTACCAAAGACTGTGAGAGGGGGCCAGCCAGGGGCAGGGGAACTGCCAACTCAGAAAGTGTCTGAGGCCTCCCAGGCTCAGCCCCTCCTGACCTTGGGTGAGAGGCAGCTTCCTGCAGGAGTTGCCCTGTCCAGCTCTGGCAAACCCAGTGTGCCTGACCCAGCCGTGTGGGAGCCCTCGTGGGGAGCAAGCCTGACCTCTGGCCGGCTCAGCAAACAGCCACCACCAGGACAATGCAGGGTTTTGGCTTCCCATGGGAACAACCGGAGAGCCTGGGCTGTAAAGGAAGAGCAGgtgcagctgtgggcagcagaaATACTCCTGGCCTTAGAGGGACTTCACCAACAGGGTGTATTGTGCTGTGACCTCAACCCCAGGAACCTGCTGCTTGATACAGCTG GTCATGTCCGTCTCACTTTCTTTGGCCAGTGGACAGAGGTGGAGCCCCAGTACTGCAGCCAGGCACGAGAAGAGCTGTACAGCGCTCCAG AAGTGGGGGGGATCACAGAGCCCACTGAAGCAGCTGACTGCTGGAGCTTTGGCTCTCTCTTGTATGAGTTGCTGACAGGAGTG CCACTCTCACAAAACCATCCATCAGGGATTCAGCCTCACACCCAGCTGCATCTGCCAGAGGGCCTCAGCGTGGCTGCGACATCGCTGCTCACTGAG CTCCTGCAGTACAATCCAAAATGGCGCTTGGGCTCTGGAGGAGGTGGCATAACAAAGCTGAAGTCTCACTCCTTCTTCAGCACAGTCCCATGGAACAAGCTGGTGGGCTAG